The following is a genomic window from Solanum stenotomum isolate F172 chromosome 4, ASM1918654v1, whole genome shotgun sequence.
TAAAGAGAAGGCAACTACTAGATTTTCTCAAGGTATATCTTTGTAAACTTGTAAAATGTTGAAgtgtaaaagtttatttttgatattAGGGGCTTGTATCCCCTCCCTACCCTACCCTACTAGTTTGCCTATGTTTGTGGTTTTTTCGCGCAGATGATAGTCCTATTGTTTGATTATACTTGGTGACGGGTTATGTTTGGTTTCTACTGATTATCATATTGTTTTCTCTTTGCTTAAACTTGACAGAATATATAATGTACCAATTGCATATGCTTTATTTTGTCAgattctctcttttctttccaACACTTGCATTTTGGTGAGCGTCAGCTATTAAAGAAACTAGTAAAATTCTTAGCATTACTTCATCACATACAATGTGACAACTTGCTATTAAATAGTTGCCCATATTGAAGCATCATGAAATTTGTGGTTACTTGCCAACATAGAGAATGTATATTGTGTTCGCTTAATCTCAGCAACTTTGTGATGTTACCCGTTAAGCTAAGCGTAGCTGTAATTCCTCTTTGCTTTTATTTCTGaatatttactttcttttttgctGAAACTGTTGTTTTCATCTGTTAGGGTTGATTTTTTCAAGCCAAAGTACAAGTCGGAGTAAGCTGTGCTCTCAGTGAATCAAGTCAGTTTCCTTACAGAAGTGGCTTCTTATTCATTAATTTCACCAAAGCGATTGCAATTCTCATTGGAATTCAAACAACTTGTAAATTCGTCAGTCTTCTGAAAGACGGTTTCTCTCCTCCCCCTTGACCCTCTTGTGGTTTTATATTAATTGTAAATGAAAATGATGTCAAATCTAGAATCATGAACTATGCATTTTGTGTAAAGTTTAGTAGCCTTGTGAATGTCAACTTATTAGTGGCAGCCTCGTTTGAACATTATTTCAGTTATTCTTTTGGCAACTTATTCATTATTTGTGGGCAACTAATGTCACCATGAAAGAAACTTCTTGCAGGACTTTTTAGGGGTCGCAGCAGATACGTTTTAGGGACGGGCTATTTTCTGTGACCCTCAGGTTGCCACGAAAAGTCCTTTGTGGTGATATTTTCACTTTGTGGCTCTTTTTAGTTGCCAAAAagaaaatcccaattcttgcAGTGAGACTCCTTGAGAACAAATTGGATTTCAGAATCTCTTTGTGAAGGAGGATCAGAAAAGTAATTATACTTCAGGTATCTCgtgaaattagtcgaggtgcgggCAAGTTGGCCCAGACACCATGGTTACAACAACATACAaagtgtaattccacaagtggggtttgaGGAGGGTGATGTGTAGATAaatcttacccctaccttgtgaagatAGAAAGTCGGTTTCCGATAGACTTTTGGGTCAAATGAAACATATagaaaataatagagaaaaaaaacagTAGAAACCACAAATAGTACGATAAATGAAGCAAAGAAAACAACAGGTAAGTAAAATTGAAGAACATGATATTAGAAGGATTACTAATAATACTATTGATAAGGAAAACTAAGCAATGCTTGACTATCTGCTACCTTTTACCTTAAATCCTCGACTTATATACTGTTCTATCTAGGGTCATATTCTTGGTATGTTGTCATGTCTTGTCTACTCACATCTCCCTAATTCTTTTTTGGTCTACCTCTCCTAAAATCCACTACAACCAACCTTCTGCACTTCCTCACTGGGCATCTGTGCATCTTCTCTTCAAATGTCTTAAACTATCTCAACCTCATCTTCCTCATCTTGTCCACTACGCCCACCTTGTCATATACATCTTCCTTCTTGATTTTATCTCTCCTAGTATTCCCATATTCATCTCAACATTCTCATCTCTGCTATTTGCATCTTTCGGACaccacaattatttttaaaaaaaaagtaattacaCTTCGAGGTCTTATTGAGGATAGTTTTATGTTGCCCTTCAATATTTTCCCAAAGCTTTAATATGTGACTACATAATTTCCATGAACTAAAGCATAAACTGAGAGTAACAGATACAGGAGATTCATATAGCCGACTTCAGATATCGATACAGTAGTTTgtaattgatgtttaattgtTTGATAGTACAAAAATCACATCGTATAATAGTCAGTTGTTTCCTTCTCAAATTATATGCTATTTCTGTCATGTCAAAAATCTAACTTTAGCTCTTCTCTTATTTTCTACCTGTATTTCATAATCCATGGGATACCCTACAAGTACAAATTCAAGCAATCATTCTGTGAGAGAGCCACAAATGTCTTTGTCAAAAATGATTGAgtgtataataggaaaaaaacaCATCTGCAGGTATGATCAATCAAATAATGAGTATTTTTCATGTATCAGTAAACTTTAATAATTTAGTAGTCATTTGGATGCTGGTAGGAGAAGAGTTATCCATATATTACAATTAGAATTACTTTAAACATTATATGAGTTCAACTGAAATTATTACTTTCATCTTGAGCAGTCCACTGGGTTAGGATTTGGATCCTATGCCCAACCTTCAGAGCTAATGCTCTTTCCGAAGTTATGGATCCATTTTGCCGACTTccttgcctacattgtttcatcGACTAGAGGTTGTTCACCTTGGAGACCTAATGTTGTTATGGGTATGAATGGGCGTGGATGACACTCGGTCCTCTGGGTTTTCAAGGGCCTTTGGAGCCGTACCGGACACCACACGAGGGGCAATGCACTTTTAGCCACTGACCGTAGCTACCTACAATTGCTCCGTTTCAACTTTCAAGGGTGGGAAGCTCTTAAACGGAAACAGATAACTCTAGGTTAGGCCCTGTTGAAATTTTCGGACTCCCCAACGTTGTTGTCAATCGCCACGTCTCAGTTTAGGAGTTTGAACTTGATTCACTTTCGGAGTATGCACGAAAGGTGCTATTTGTCAGGGTTCCCCTGACCCTTAGGATCGTCTAACCCATGTACAAATGGCGTTCACATGGAGTCTTCCCCCTTTTTGACCTTCAAAGTTctcatttgaatattaattactaCCACCAAGATCACACCGTTATATACATACAATCCGTTCTCATTTAGCATAACGACATGGTTTGAGCAAAGTTATGGGTTTCGGCtaaaattattgagttttgTCAAATTCATAACTATCGCTGTGGCTCCGCCTATGCCGGCAGAGTGCATGTGCATATATTAAGCTGAGGGACCAAATGAGTCATAAAGGATACCCTACAGCAACCCCATGACCACTCAATTAAATGTTTTCATACCATAAATTTGGCCTTATATGGGTAACTTTCCCCCTCCTAATAAAGAACAATTAATTATGACACCTTTTCATTTCTCTCCCTACATGTGAATGGTGATTTTTTTCCCACCTGAAGTCTGCAGTGATTGTACTGAATTCCCTATTATGGTACCTTCTTTTAACTTGTTATAGTAATCTTGTAAAAGGGGAAATATTGTGACTTGACACTAGGAGCTAGCAGATGATATTAGTACGGATTTAATTTATATCCACTGACAGTGTAATGAAGTTTGTAAAACATTGTCTTACTGTTCAACTAGTGACCTTATAATGTATAAAAGATATTATTCTGTCAACGTATAGAAATTAAACTCGATTGGTGTACAACAACCCAATAATGACTTATCATATTGTGATTTAATGATGGGCCATATGCATTATTTTTCAAGAAGTGGCATCTATGGTCTTGTAGCATTACTAGGAGATTCTCTAAAGTCAAGCAGACTAGGACAAACTGATAAGCCCATCAAAGACCTGTGCCTCCAATCATGgccaattaagaaaacaatggaGCCAAGAGATTTTGTTTCTAAATGGTCCTCTTATGTCAGCACATAAGTGGTCCATGAAAATGCTTCATATATGGTATTATCGTGGGAGTTTGCTCAGATTGCCGGTCTCAATTCTAGATGAAGGAGGAGTAGTTTGCGGTAAGTTGACAGGTAAGGTAATTATAAAGAAACCTCACAATACAGAATACGTCACGATGTGCTCACTTAGACACGTGTTGACGGGCTTTTAAATGTATGTCATGGatagtaataattttcatataaggtataatacataaacaattactcaaacttggcctcaacTGGCAAGTAAGCCCTCCAACTTAGAAAGTGCACATCTAGACATCTTACTTGGCAACTAAACAGTCCAACTCGTCCCCATTGTGTCTTGTGGACACCCGACGCTGACGTGACACACAAACTTTTGAGGTGTCTTTGTAAGTTTGAGTGTTTAACTTACATAGTGAAGGTGAGTTGAGGTATCTAAatgtgcatactcaaagttaGAGTGCtcgtttatatattatgccttcATATGATTGACTGCTACTTGCTTGAGATTGAGGCGCCGTAATTATTGTCATTCTAATCACCTTGTGTTACCAATATCAATTGCCATTGGCCATGATTCATTTCTCTATTTCCCTACCCCATGACAAAGCCAACTGGCAACTTTTGATTCTTTACAATattgaggaaaaaaataaagaaaaggtaaCAGATAAAGCATAGGGACAAAACTAGTCTACTATTTGAGTGTGCTAAGTTTGGTTGGTTCTATTATACCTTGCTCTTCTCTTCTCCCCACTTATAAATAGACTACCAACAAAGAGAATTCATCCCATATTAGTCTTTTAATTCTTTCTTTATTGAAGTACTAGCTTCTCTTCTGTCATAAATAGCCTTCTGTTTTTTGTTTAACAAAGCTGAAATCTTGATGGACATATCAGGTTCTGGATGCACTAGTGAGTGTGAATCTGGATGGACAATGTACTTTGATGAATTATCATATTCTTCAGATCAATTCAATGGAGTTAAGGGGAGAAGTATTTATGATGGTAGGGGAAGATCAGCATATGTAGATGAAGATTTGTCTATGGTTTCTGATGCTTCATCTGGTCCACCACATAACAATTTCCATGAGGATAAAGAATTCTGTTGTGAAGAAAATGGCAGCTTCTTATATACTTCTGAGACTGAAAATACAAAGGAGAAAcagaaaaggaaaatgaaagagCAGAGTGGAAAAAAACAGAATCTTTATCTTGATGACACTGCTAGTTCTCCTGTATCAACTTTCCAAAAGGTAAGTTCAATTTTCTatctttgaatttcttttttttagactCTTTTTACCCTAAACGGTAAAGTTGGTCATGGGTTCGAGCCGTGGAAGCAAccactaatgcttgcattagggTAGGTTGTCTACATCACATCCCTTGGGATGCGACTCTTCCCTGGACACTAATAGCGTGGGATGCTTTGTGTTCCATGCTTCCCTTTTGACTTTTTGACCCTTATCAAAAAATTTCTTGTGatggtggggtggggtgggggatAGGCATTGACGTTTACCTCGTGTATTCatatccaaaagaaaatgaCTACAACTACATGAAGGAGGTGATGTAGTACCTTGACTCTACAGCATTTTAGCAGTGTGTGATCAAGCTTTTAGAAAAGCACGCGTCTGAtgattaattatattatgtctCAACACTCACGTCGTAAATGAATAATGGACAAGTTCGTTCATTTACAATTATCGCTTGTGTTTTCAGGATAACACGGGTTTTTATAATGATACTACTTACATGGAGCAAGTAGCAGGCAACTCGGGAACATATTcgaaggtaatttttttttcctgtttGTCTTCTTTGCTTTTCTGCTGTCATGGCTTgttcattgtttattcttttttcagGGTAACTCTGTTCTGGGGAAACATTTTGGTTTCTTGAAAACATCTGTGAATGGGAAAGCTTCATCTGAGAAATCTGGTGTGTGAATGTAGTTAaaatctatgttgctcggactctctaaataaattgtTGTATCCATGTTGGACCCTCCAAAAAAAGCACCACTTTTGGAGGATCAAACATGCACCCAACGACAtttttttgaagagtttgagcAATATGTTTAAATCTATGTTGCTTAGACTCTCCTTATTACTGTCGCGCCTATGTGTATCCTCCAAAAGATGCattttttggaggatccgacacacATCCAACGACATTTTTGGAAAAACCTATGTTGCTTGAttgaattctcaaaaaaacTATGTTCATGTGTTAATCCTCCAAGAATGCACTATTTTTGAAGGACCCAACATGCACATGATGACATTTATGAAGAGcccgagcaacataggttaaTATCTATGTTTCTCCAGTgtcaaatcctccaaaaaaGCATCACTTTTGAAAGATCTAACACACACTCGACGatattttgaaaagtttgaGCAATCTAGGTTTAAAATAAAGATAGTTTcagtaaaatattttatttaaaataaattatttggcTTTGTTCATCTTGCAGGTGTTTTGAAGGGAAGAAAGAGGGGATGAAAACTGGACAATTTGTATATTTACTTTGTGTCATTTGCTGCATTTGAAGAGAAAATGATGATTAGATTGTGGGGGTAAATGGaacaaataagttttttttttataaaggacATTAGATTTTGAGGATCTTGGATTTATCCTccttatcttttttcttcttttttttaatccttcTAGTTATTTGTTCCTGTCTATGTAGTGGGAAACAACCTCAAAGTATAAATTTGAaaacagaagaagaaaagtctgtttgtttttttttggaacttgaagttGTACTTTTTTCTCATCTTTTGATTTCTGGTGTTCGATATGCATATTAGAACCTGACTACAAGTTTTCTTCCATTCTCAGTAGTTCGAACTCGAGTGGAATCCTAACCATTCCGCTACCATCCATGAAAATTCTCTTTATATCAGACACTtggcttttttttaaaaaaaaggacttTTTTCTACTTTAGTAGTGCTCATAACTCTTTAACCACTATGCTATTTTGTGGTCTCTGGTTGTTCACAAATTAAtgagataattaattaatttaagtttaattagagtttgtaaaaataattcttCTACCCCACCACCACAATCCACCAACCCCACCaccacaaaatgaaaaaaaaaattggattgtCTTATGGTTCAAATTATCAAGGAATTCTTGCATAAAACTATACTTTTGCAAGTTGCATTTGAGAAATAGCCATCATGAAGAAATGAAAGAACCTCTAAACTAATAAGCAAGGCAAAAACCACAATATTCTTTTGTGAACACCAACCATAAATATTTATCTCCATCCGATATTTACACTAAACTTTATTAATTTACCATGGTTAAATAAATTGAGGTTTAATAGTAATAAAGTATTTAGAGACACATGTTATGTAGTATTTAATTATAAGTAGGTCTAAACAAAAAGCATGACTAGAGAGACAAATCAAGATCTTCGAGTAAATTTGATTCAGACCTTAGTGCCTAGTAACTCTAAAATTCCGATCATgtaaacttcaaattttgattcAGTTTCTTATGACTAGTAATGTAATCTTCTATATAATGTAACAAAACaaaaggcttaagtcatctgcggccccttaaagttgtccgcataatttacttagacacttcaactagggctagtacctattgaacattTTTATCTATTCAAAATTTGTTCCTATTAGACATTTTTCGAtaataagcaaaaaaataataaagtgtgtgtaatacacttgctGTGATGTGGCAAAATGACTAATTAAAAGATAACATGTGGCGTTGGACCCaacaattatataaaaaaaaagaattttaatgttaaaaagaat
Proteins encoded in this region:
- the LOC125862582 gene encoding protein SOB FIVE-LIKE 5-like; the protein is MDISGSGCTSECESGWTMYFDELSYSSDQFNGVKGRSIYDGRGRSAYVDEDLSMVSDASSGPPHNNFHEDKEFCCEENGSFLYTSETENTKEKQKRKMKEQSGKKQNLYLDDTASSPVSTFQKDNTGFYNDTTYMEQVAGNSGTYSKGNSVLGKHFGFLKTSVNGKASSEKSGVLKGRKRG